The region TGTTATTTGAGCACCTGCAGTTTTGCAGCTAATGTGATCGAATATCAGGGAATACGGTTCAACTATAGAAATCGTGTTCTgtgaaaaatttatatgtttcaGACTGGATCTCTTCTTGGAGCACTTAACGCTTTCAAGTGCGTTAGTTTTCATTGTGCcaatgtaatttttaataatatcagtaTTAACAGAATTTATGACCAGGCCATTggtataaatttcattaaattcgtTTTCAGCAATAAACAAATGGTCCGATGTAATATTAATTCCGTTAGCTCTTATTTCGTTGAATacattattcaatattttgacTGTATACGCCTGTATCGTAATTCCTTTAAATtccaaattttcaattttacaatttattatagaGAAAACTGAATTATCTTGGGCCATGATCGCTTCTAGTCCCTGCGTTTGAATATCAGTTATGGTAACATTTTCGAATTCAATATACTTGATACCTGCAACGTTAGATATAGCTTTTGTATTGATAcagtttattttactattaaaaatGCGTAGTTTACTCATGAAAGTCGATCcaatgcatttattttcattagtaCTCGTTgcagatttaaaaatgttcctcGGAAAGGAGACAATTTCTCTGACATTTTCGATGATGAATTCTGACGGTGTCTGCAAGACTGAAGTTGATGATATGAATTCAAGTCTGTCGCAATCTTTTATCTTGATCTGTTGTAATCGAGACGGTTTAACTAACGATGGACAGTCCAAAGCCACGCGTATATCGCGGCAGTTCTGTATAGTTAGACTGATTATAAAGTCTGTGTAGAAGTCCTTCAAATTGACGAGGAAGtcctaaaacaatatattttgaatgGTTAATAATTGCACTgctaaaatatactaaaatgtAGTAAACTAACATTTGATTTCAAAAGAAACTAGGcttattaagtaattatttcgGTATGAATTACGGGCTGTAGTTTTCCGAACCCATAAGGGTCAAAGGGCGGCAACGTATCTTTTTAGCACTGGAGGCAGGGGTTCCTACTAAGTTGTGTTTTATAAATGGATGGATAAACGAGTGGTGTACTATGTGCAGAGCGCGCGTTTGTCACCTAAACTAGACATGTCATCTTGgacaaaaagttatttttttccCCCAATGAAAACAtgtcttttagtccctggtacgagggacaaaagtggccgattctctcccggcaagacgacttttgtccgTACCAGGGACAAAAGCGATTTTTTCATCCAGGTGgggaaaaaaaatcgtatacgcaccacgtgagatgaTAGAGTAGGACATTACCACCCGCCTTCGGCTCGGgtgtcaatattccgcgggtgagaatgatctacttttctccctaggtgcgtaatatactattatattagcAATGTGCGAAAAAGAACTCACGGAAGAAGATAGACTACTGTTCACCTGACTTTTACTGGCTTTTACGTTAGTATGGCAAAACTTCATAGCACAACTAACTCGCTTTAATACGTCGCTTAGCTTTCACTTCCTTTGAATAGCACATCTCTGCTGGAAAAGCAGCCTCATACGCCTGATTGCATACTAGGAAGGGAATACGGATCTCATTTTGCCTCCTTCATCTCGTAAATCTCAGGATTCCTTCACTAACATAAACCCCATAGAAGCTTTTTTTATGGTACTTCATCGACCTTTCCTAACTTGTACTCTCAAAATAGCTCTTTAAATTCCGCATGGGAAAGTTAAGTCCAAATTTAAGTTAATATAGTTTACGAATTGAAaggaaagaaatataacttacaTTGCTTCTTACTGCTGAGCATGTGTACACAATATCACTGGGTACATTATTCTTGCAAAACCACTCCGCATGACTGCAGCTCGTAAAGTTAATCCTTGCACCGTCGACACAGCTGACCATCAGTAAAACTAGTTTAAACCACATTATCACCGCTGTTTTAATCCCATTCTCGGGAGCACAAGTTGCAAAATAGTGGCACGACTTACGAATGATGTGAAATTTGCATCGAGAAAAAAATTATCAGCTCTGGCCAATTTAATCGCAGATCAATGACCCGGGCGGATTTTGTTTCGCGGACGGGAAACATTATTCGCTTATGTAAGAACGCGACTTAAGCGTATCGCAGACACTGTTGTATGACAAATATTAGTTCAAGTATGTTTACAgaatcatttataaataaattcctGTTGATAAATGCtatcaatcaataaataatgtGCTCCGTCGCAAACGAGTCTGGGAGATATTTACCATTTGTGAAggacatattatattcaaaggACTTAAGTATAAACATTCAAAGTTAAAgcgtaaaaaaaatgtcttagcGAAATTTTCCCAGCTAAGATTACCAAAGATACTTGTCGAATTCAAAATAACAAAACCCAACGCAACGATAAACAAATGATAGGATATGTTTGAcgatgaaattataaataatggcTTACTTTTGTTAACAAAatat is a window of Leptidea sinapis chromosome 26, ilLepSina1.1, whole genome shotgun sequence DNA encoding:
- the LOC126972340 gene encoding uncharacterized protein LOC126972340, whose protein sequence is MWFKLVLLMVSCVDGARINFTSCSHAEWFCKNNVPSDIVYTCSAVRSNDFLVNLKDFYTDFIISLTIQNCRDIRVALDCPSLVKPSRLQQIKIKDCDRLEFISSTSVLQTPSEFIIENVREIVSFPRNIFKSATSTNENKCIGSTFMSKLRIFNSKINCINTKAISNVAGIKYIEFENVTITDIQTQGLEAIMAQDNSVFSIINCKIENLEFKGITIQAYTVKILNNVFNEIRANGINITSDHLFIAENEFNEIYTNGLVINSVNTDIIKNYIGTMKTNALESVKCSKKRSSLKHINFSQNTISIVEPYSLIFDHISCKTAGAQITIRANRIDCKCRNISFLNCQGRSNELNVIILNVANNNTCYNAPCVLPVEIVKLLQGNDMCHLNLDPRVMCLLYYDKKSNNTNVEVTTDEDFTEPAPTFYLIRQANPLKGDTSAAMTAIDKDDLIRDSHLNMTNRTTIKVVFDSSKDFVETLRSTGRSQSRPVENKAHQREEYVNNCIGSHCRNNAAYDKQKALDFYKYVYAQLRTPRQNDNNKSSI